One Malus domestica chromosome 11, GDT2T_hap1 genomic region harbors:
- the LOC103422793 gene encoding anthranilate synthase alpha subunit 2, chloroplastic-like isoform X4 codes for MTSQSSLVAHMERPSPSNVFLADESEKLVEASKKGNLIPLSRSIFSDHLTPVLAYRCLVKEDDRDAPSFLFESVEPGSNDSNVENMVTIMDHREGCRTEEIVEDPMTVPRRIMEGWTPQLLDELPEAFSGSIGFNTQLFGTKLEDSSLTSEEYKEAVLEAKEHILAGDIFQIVLSQHFERRTFADPFEIYRALRIVNPSPYMTYLQARGCILVASSPEILTRVKKKTITNRPLAGTVRRGKTPKEDLMLEKLLLNDEKQCAEHIMLVDLGRNDVGKVSKPGSVKVEELMNIERYSHVMHISSTVTISFRVTGELLDDLTSWDVLRTALPVGTVSGALKVKAMELIDKLEVTRRGPYSGGFGEFRFLATWTSPSL; via the exons ATGACGAGTCAATCGTCTTTGGTTGCTCATATGGAGCGTCCTTCTCCTTCTAATGTTTTTTTGG CCGACGAATCAGAGAAGCTTGTAGAAGCCTCGAAGAAGGGGAATTTAATTCCTCTGTCTCGGAGCATATTCTCGGATCATCTAACTCCTGTTCTTGCTTACCGATGTCTGGTTAAGGAGGATGATAGAGATGCTCCAAGTTTTCTGTTTGAGTCAGTTGAGCCGGGTTCCAACGACTCCAATGTT GAGAACATGGTTACCATTATGGACCACAGAGAAGGTTGTAGGACAGAGGAGATCGTGGAGGATCCAATGACTGTTCCTCGGAGAATCATGGAGGGATGGACACCCCAACTTCTTGATGAACTTCCAGAAGCATTTTCTG GTTCAATAGGGTTCAACACTCAACTTTTTGGTACTAAATTGGAGGACTCAAGCTTGACAAGTGAGGAATATAAGGAGGCAGTTTTGGAAGCTAAAGAGCACATTCTAGCTGGGGATATATTTCAGATTGTATTAAGCCAGCATTTTGAGAGGCGAACATTTGCAGACCCATTTGAAATTTACCGAGCATTGAGGATAGTTAATCCAAGTCCATATATGACTTATTTACAG GCTAGAGGCTGTATTCTGGTTGCTTCAAGTCCAGAAATTCTAACACGTGTCAAGAAG AAAACGATCACCAACCGGCCTCTTGCTGGGACAGTTAGAAGAGGAAAAACACCTAAAGAAGATTTAATGCTGGAAAAGCTGCTTTTGAATGATGAAAAGCAATGTGCAGAGCATATTATGCTTGTAGACTTGGGAAGGAATGATGTTGGGAAG GTCTCAAAACCTGGTTCTGTCAAGGTTGAGGAGCTCATGAACATTGAGCGTTATTCCCATGTCATGCACATAAGTTCAACAGTAACTATCTCCTTTCGG GTTACTGGAGAGTTACTTGATGATTTAACTAGCTGGGATGTTCTTCGTACTGCGTTGCCTGTTGGGACAGTCAGTGGAGCACTGAAG
- the LOC103422793 gene encoding anthranilate synthase alpha subunit 2, chloroplastic-like isoform X3 has product MTSQSSLVAHMERPSPSNVFLADESEKLVEASKKGNLIPLSRSIFSDHLTPVLAYRCLVKEDDRDAPSFLFESVEPGSNDSNVENMVTIMDHREGCRTEEIVEDPMTVPRRIMEGWTPQLLDELPEAFSGSIGFNTQLFGTKLEDSSLTSEEYKEAVLEAKEHILAGDIFQIVLSQHFERRTFADPFEIYRALRIVNPSPYMTYLQKTITNRPLAGTVRRGKTPKEDLMLEKLLLNDEKQCAEHIMLVDLGRNDVGKVSKPGSVKVEELMNIERYSHVMHISSTVTISFRVTGELLDDLTSWDVLRTALPVGTVSGALKVKAMELIDKLEVTRRGPYDGGFGGISFSGNMDIALALRTIVFPTSFRYDTMYSYKDANKRREWVAHLQAGAGIVADSDPADEQRECENKAAALARAIDLAESSFVDN; this is encoded by the exons ATGACGAGTCAATCGTCTTTGGTTGCTCATATGGAGCGTCCTTCTCCTTCTAATGTTTTTTTGG CCGACGAATCAGAGAAGCTTGTAGAAGCCTCGAAGAAGGGGAATTTAATTCCTCTGTCTCGGAGCATATTCTCGGATCATCTAACTCCTGTTCTTGCTTACCGATGTCTGGTTAAGGAGGATGATAGAGATGCTCCAAGTTTTCTGTTTGAGTCAGTTGAGCCGGGTTCCAACGACTCCAATGTT GAGAACATGGTTACCATTATGGACCACAGAGAAGGTTGTAGGACAGAGGAGATCGTGGAGGATCCAATGACTGTTCCTCGGAGAATCATGGAGGGATGGACACCCCAACTTCTTGATGAACTTCCAGAAGCATTTTCTG GTTCAATAGGGTTCAACACTCAACTTTTTGGTACTAAATTGGAGGACTCAAGCTTGACAAGTGAGGAATATAAGGAGGCAGTTTTGGAAGCTAAAGAGCACATTCTAGCTGGGGATATATTTCAGATTGTATTAAGCCAGCATTTTGAGAGGCGAACATTTGCAGACCCATTTGAAATTTACCGAGCATTGAGGATAGTTAATCCAAGTCCATATATGACTTATTTACAG AAAACGATCACCAACCGGCCTCTTGCTGGGACAGTTAGAAGAGGAAAAACACCTAAAGAAGATTTAATGCTGGAAAAGCTGCTTTTGAATGATGAAAAGCAATGTGCAGAGCATATTATGCTTGTAGACTTGGGAAGGAATGATGTTGGGAAG GTCTCAAAACCTGGTTCTGTCAAGGTTGAGGAGCTCATGAACATTGAGCGTTATTCCCATGTCATGCACATAAGTTCAACAGTAACTATCTCCTTTCGG GTTACTGGAGAGTTACTTGATGATTTAACTAGCTGGGATGTTCTTCGTACTGCGTTGCCTGTTGGGACAGTCAGTGGAGCACTGAAG GTGAAAGCCATGGAGCTGATCGATAAGCTAGAAGTGACTAGACGTGGTCCATACGATGGTGGCTTTGGGGGAATTTCGTTTTCTGGCAACATGGACATTGCCCTTGCTCTGAGAACTATTGTTTTTCCAACTAGCTTTCGGTATGATACAATGTATTCATACAAGGACGCAAACAAGCGCAGAGAGTGGGTCGCTCATCTCCAAGCCGGGGCAGGAATTGTTGCTGACAGTGATCCAGCCGATGAGCAGAGGGAGTGCGAGAACAAAGCTGCTGCTCTTGCGCGCGCTATTGATCTGGCGGAGTCGTCATTCGTTGATAATTGA
- the LOC103422793 gene encoding anthranilate synthase alpha subunit 2, chloroplastic-like isoform X5, translating to MTSQSSLVAHMERPSPSNVFLADESEKLVEASKKGNLIPLSRSIFSDHLTPVLAYRCLVKEDDRDAPSFLFESVEPGSNDSNVENMVTIMDHREGCRTEEIVEDPMTVPRRIMEGWTPQLLDELPEAFSGSIGFNTQLFGTKLEDSSLTSEEYKEAVLEAKEHILAGDIFQIVLSQHFERRTFADPFEIYRALRIVNPSPYMTYLQARGCILVASSPEILTRVKKKTITNRPLAGTVRRGKTPKEDLMLEKLLLNDEKQCAEHIMLVDLGRNDVGKVSKPGSVKVEELMNIERYSHVMHISSTVTGELLDDLTSWDVLRTALPVGTVSGALKVKAMELIDKLEVTRRGPYSGGFGEFRFLATWTSPSL from the exons ATGACGAGTCAATCGTCTTTGGTTGCTCATATGGAGCGTCCTTCTCCTTCTAATGTTTTTTTGG CCGACGAATCAGAGAAGCTTGTAGAAGCCTCGAAGAAGGGGAATTTAATTCCTCTGTCTCGGAGCATATTCTCGGATCATCTAACTCCTGTTCTTGCTTACCGATGTCTGGTTAAGGAGGATGATAGAGATGCTCCAAGTTTTCTGTTTGAGTCAGTTGAGCCGGGTTCCAACGACTCCAATGTT GAGAACATGGTTACCATTATGGACCACAGAGAAGGTTGTAGGACAGAGGAGATCGTGGAGGATCCAATGACTGTTCCTCGGAGAATCATGGAGGGATGGACACCCCAACTTCTTGATGAACTTCCAGAAGCATTTTCTG GTTCAATAGGGTTCAACACTCAACTTTTTGGTACTAAATTGGAGGACTCAAGCTTGACAAGTGAGGAATATAAGGAGGCAGTTTTGGAAGCTAAAGAGCACATTCTAGCTGGGGATATATTTCAGATTGTATTAAGCCAGCATTTTGAGAGGCGAACATTTGCAGACCCATTTGAAATTTACCGAGCATTGAGGATAGTTAATCCAAGTCCATATATGACTTATTTACAG GCTAGAGGCTGTATTCTGGTTGCTTCAAGTCCAGAAATTCTAACACGTGTCAAGAAG AAAACGATCACCAACCGGCCTCTTGCTGGGACAGTTAGAAGAGGAAAAACACCTAAAGAAGATTTAATGCTGGAAAAGCTGCTTTTGAATGATGAAAAGCAATGTGCAGAGCATATTATGCTTGTAGACTTGGGAAGGAATGATGTTGGGAAG GTCTCAAAACCTGGTTCTGTCAAGGTTGAGGAGCTCATGAACATTGAGCGTTATTCCCATGTCATGCACATAAGTTCAACA GTTACTGGAGAGTTACTTGATGATTTAACTAGCTGGGATGTTCTTCGTACTGCGTTGCCTGTTGGGACAGTCAGTGGAGCACTGAAG
- the LOC103422793 gene encoding anthranilate synthase alpha subunit 2, chloroplastic-like isoform X2: MTSQSSLVAHMERPSPSNVFLADESEKLVEASKKGNLIPLSRSIFSDHLTPVLAYRCLVKEDDRDAPSFLFESVEPGSNDSNVENMVTIMDHREGCRTEEIVEDPMTVPRRIMEGWTPQLLDELPEAFSGSIGFNTQLFGTKLEDSSLTSEEYKEAVLEAKEHILAGDIFQIVLSQHFERRTFADPFEIYRALRIVNPSPYMTYLQARGCILVASSPEILTRVKKKTITNRPLAGTVRRGKTPKEDLMLEKLLLNDEKQCAEHIMLVDLGRNDVGKVSKPGSVKVEELMNIERYSHVMHISSTVTGELLDDLTSWDVLRTALPVGTVSGALKVKAMELIDKLEVTRRGPYDGGFGGISFSGNMDIALALRTIVFPTSFRYDTMYSYKDANKRREWVAHLQAGAGIVADSDPADEQRECENKAAALARAIDLAESSFVDN, encoded by the exons ATGACGAGTCAATCGTCTTTGGTTGCTCATATGGAGCGTCCTTCTCCTTCTAATGTTTTTTTGG CCGACGAATCAGAGAAGCTTGTAGAAGCCTCGAAGAAGGGGAATTTAATTCCTCTGTCTCGGAGCATATTCTCGGATCATCTAACTCCTGTTCTTGCTTACCGATGTCTGGTTAAGGAGGATGATAGAGATGCTCCAAGTTTTCTGTTTGAGTCAGTTGAGCCGGGTTCCAACGACTCCAATGTT GAGAACATGGTTACCATTATGGACCACAGAGAAGGTTGTAGGACAGAGGAGATCGTGGAGGATCCAATGACTGTTCCTCGGAGAATCATGGAGGGATGGACACCCCAACTTCTTGATGAACTTCCAGAAGCATTTTCTG GTTCAATAGGGTTCAACACTCAACTTTTTGGTACTAAATTGGAGGACTCAAGCTTGACAAGTGAGGAATATAAGGAGGCAGTTTTGGAAGCTAAAGAGCACATTCTAGCTGGGGATATATTTCAGATTGTATTAAGCCAGCATTTTGAGAGGCGAACATTTGCAGACCCATTTGAAATTTACCGAGCATTGAGGATAGTTAATCCAAGTCCATATATGACTTATTTACAG GCTAGAGGCTGTATTCTGGTTGCTTCAAGTCCAGAAATTCTAACACGTGTCAAGAAG AAAACGATCACCAACCGGCCTCTTGCTGGGACAGTTAGAAGAGGAAAAACACCTAAAGAAGATTTAATGCTGGAAAAGCTGCTTTTGAATGATGAAAAGCAATGTGCAGAGCATATTATGCTTGTAGACTTGGGAAGGAATGATGTTGGGAAG GTCTCAAAACCTGGTTCTGTCAAGGTTGAGGAGCTCATGAACATTGAGCGTTATTCCCATGTCATGCACATAAGTTCAACA GTTACTGGAGAGTTACTTGATGATTTAACTAGCTGGGATGTTCTTCGTACTGCGTTGCCTGTTGGGACAGTCAGTGGAGCACTGAAG GTGAAAGCCATGGAGCTGATCGATAAGCTAGAAGTGACTAGACGTGGTCCATACGATGGTGGCTTTGGGGGAATTTCGTTTTCTGGCAACATGGACATTGCCCTTGCTCTGAGAACTATTGTTTTTCCAACTAGCTTTCGGTATGATACAATGTATTCATACAAGGACGCAAACAAGCGCAGAGAGTGGGTCGCTCATCTCCAAGCCGGGGCAGGAATTGTTGCTGACAGTGATCCAGCCGATGAGCAGAGGGAGTGCGAGAACAAAGCTGCTGCTCTTGCGCGCGCTATTGATCTGGCGGAGTCGTCATTCGTTGATAATTGA
- the LOC103422793 gene encoding anthranilate synthase alpha subunit 2, chloroplastic-like isoform X1, whose protein sequence is MTSQSSLVAHMERPSPSNVFLADESEKLVEASKKGNLIPLSRSIFSDHLTPVLAYRCLVKEDDRDAPSFLFESVEPGSNDSNVENMVTIMDHREGCRTEEIVEDPMTVPRRIMEGWTPQLLDELPEAFSGSIGFNTQLFGTKLEDSSLTSEEYKEAVLEAKEHILAGDIFQIVLSQHFERRTFADPFEIYRALRIVNPSPYMTYLQARGCILVASSPEILTRVKKKTITNRPLAGTVRRGKTPKEDLMLEKLLLNDEKQCAEHIMLVDLGRNDVGKVSKPGSVKVEELMNIERYSHVMHISSTVTISFRVTGELLDDLTSWDVLRTALPVGTVSGALKVKAMELIDKLEVTRRGPYDGGFGGISFSGNMDIALALRTIVFPTSFRYDTMYSYKDANKRREWVAHLQAGAGIVADSDPADEQRECENKAAALARAIDLAESSFVDN, encoded by the exons ATGACGAGTCAATCGTCTTTGGTTGCTCATATGGAGCGTCCTTCTCCTTCTAATGTTTTTTTGG CCGACGAATCAGAGAAGCTTGTAGAAGCCTCGAAGAAGGGGAATTTAATTCCTCTGTCTCGGAGCATATTCTCGGATCATCTAACTCCTGTTCTTGCTTACCGATGTCTGGTTAAGGAGGATGATAGAGATGCTCCAAGTTTTCTGTTTGAGTCAGTTGAGCCGGGTTCCAACGACTCCAATGTT GAGAACATGGTTACCATTATGGACCACAGAGAAGGTTGTAGGACAGAGGAGATCGTGGAGGATCCAATGACTGTTCCTCGGAGAATCATGGAGGGATGGACACCCCAACTTCTTGATGAACTTCCAGAAGCATTTTCTG GTTCAATAGGGTTCAACACTCAACTTTTTGGTACTAAATTGGAGGACTCAAGCTTGACAAGTGAGGAATATAAGGAGGCAGTTTTGGAAGCTAAAGAGCACATTCTAGCTGGGGATATATTTCAGATTGTATTAAGCCAGCATTTTGAGAGGCGAACATTTGCAGACCCATTTGAAATTTACCGAGCATTGAGGATAGTTAATCCAAGTCCATATATGACTTATTTACAG GCTAGAGGCTGTATTCTGGTTGCTTCAAGTCCAGAAATTCTAACACGTGTCAAGAAG AAAACGATCACCAACCGGCCTCTTGCTGGGACAGTTAGAAGAGGAAAAACACCTAAAGAAGATTTAATGCTGGAAAAGCTGCTTTTGAATGATGAAAAGCAATGTGCAGAGCATATTATGCTTGTAGACTTGGGAAGGAATGATGTTGGGAAG GTCTCAAAACCTGGTTCTGTCAAGGTTGAGGAGCTCATGAACATTGAGCGTTATTCCCATGTCATGCACATAAGTTCAACAGTAACTATCTCCTTTCGG GTTACTGGAGAGTTACTTGATGATTTAACTAGCTGGGATGTTCTTCGTACTGCGTTGCCTGTTGGGACAGTCAGTGGAGCACTGAAG GTGAAAGCCATGGAGCTGATCGATAAGCTAGAAGTGACTAGACGTGGTCCATACGATGGTGGCTTTGGGGGAATTTCGTTTTCTGGCAACATGGACATTGCCCTTGCTCTGAGAACTATTGTTTTTCCAACTAGCTTTCGGTATGATACAATGTATTCATACAAGGACGCAAACAAGCGCAGAGAGTGGGTCGCTCATCTCCAAGCCGGGGCAGGAATTGTTGCTGACAGTGATCCAGCCGATGAGCAGAGGGAGTGCGAGAACAAAGCTGCTGCTCTTGCGCGCGCTATTGATCTGGCGGAGTCGTCATTCGTTGATAATTGA